One part of the Rutidosis leptorrhynchoides isolate AG116_Rl617_1_P2 chromosome 1, CSIRO_AGI_Rlap_v1, whole genome shotgun sequence genome encodes these proteins:
- the LOC139862726 gene encoding ubiquitin-conjugating enzyme E2-17 kDa-like, with protein MASKRILKELKDLQKDPPTSCSAGPVGEDMFHWQATIMGPTDSPYAGGVFLVTIHFPPDYPFKPPKVAFRTKVFHPNINNNGSICLDILKEQWSPALTISKVLLSICSLLCDPNPDDPLVPEIAHMYKTDRNKYETTARSWTQKYAMG; from the exons ATGGCTTCGAAACGGATCTTGAAAGAACTTAAGGATCTTCAGAAAGATCCTCCCACTTCTTGCAGCGCAG GCCCTGTGGGTGAAGACATGTTTCACTGGCAGGCTACAATTATGGGTCCAACTGATAGTCCTTATGCTGGTGGAGTCTTTCTAGTTACCATTCATTTCCCTCCAGATTATCCATTTAAGCCCCCTAAG GTAGCTTTCAGGACAAAGGTCTTTCATCCGAACATTAACAACAACGGCAGCATTTGCCTTGatatcttgaaggaacaatggagcCCTGCTCTTACCATTTCCAAG GTATTGTTGTCGATTTGCTCTTTGTTGTGCGACCCAAACCCAGATGACCCTCTAGTGCCAGAGATTGCTCACATGTACAAGACTGACAGGAACAAGTACGAAACAACAGCTCGAAGCTGGACCCAGAAGTATGCCATGGGCTAG